Part of the Labrenzia sp. PHM005 genome is shown below.
GCGTAGGAACAAGACCGCGATGATGATGAGCACAACGGCGGTTGAGAACATCCAGACGAGAAAAATATGTGAGTTGGACGCATAGGTTTGGCTGCGGCGGGTAAACACGCGCAGGATCGCGTCGTCCAGCTGAATGCGGATCTCTACAAATCGGGACCGGCCGACGGTGTCGATCCAAAATGGCCGCCCAATGGTCTGTCCGATTGCCTTGCTCAGTTCCTGATCAATCACGTCGAAGAAAGGTTTGGGAGCAGGCGGCGGCAGTGGTTCTAATGGCAACACCGACATCGACATGCCAAGTGCACGCGATCCCATTTCCTCAATTTTTGTATGTTCCGGGTCTTGCGGAAAATTCTCCAGCGCATAGACAACGGCAGCAATCTCACGCACGACCGCTTCGGACATCCGCCGGGAAACCAGCTGATAGTGGCGCTCCATAAACACAAAGGCGATCACGGATTGCAGGATAACAACCGGGATCACAATGATGAGGAAGGTTCGCGTGTAGAGGCCCTTGGGCATGACCCGGTACAGAAAACGGGACACGCGCCGATAGCCACGATGAACCGTTTGAAGGGGCAGATACGGGGTAAACCTCTGGAGAAGCCTCTCAATGCTTGCCATACGTGCGGAGCCTAGTCACATGCGAGCCGGTAACCGATGCCGCGGACCGTTTGCAGAAATATCGGATTTCCAGGATCTTCTTCAATTTTCCGCCGTAGGCGATTGATTTGAACGTCGACTGTGCGTTCTCCTAGGCCGCTGTCATCGCCAACGATCTTGTGCCGCGGAACAGTCGCGCCCGGCTGCTCAGCAAAGATCGACAAGATTTGTTTTTCCCGGTCGGTCAAGCGGATGGATTTATCGCCATTCTTCAACTCACCGCGAGAGGTATTGTAGCAGAAGGGGCCAAACCGTATTTCGGTGACGGTGGTCGGCGGCTGATACTGGCCGCGCCGCAAGATGGCGCCGATCCGCAACAGGAGTTCTTTCGGCTCAAAGGGTTTTCCCAGATAATCATCAACACCGGCCTCCAATCCCGCGATGCGATCCGGGGCGTCGGTCCTGGCCGTCAGCATCAAGATCGGGACCTGGGATGTCTGGCGCAGGGACGCGGCGAGCTCTGTGCCTGTTTCACCCGGCATCATGACGTCCAGGATAATGAGGTCGAACTCCAGGCCGGACAGGCATACCCGTGCTTCTGCCGCATTGGCCGCTGCCGACACCCGGTAACCATTGTCTTTTAAAAGCCGCCCAAGAAGATCTCGGATCCGGCTGTCGTCATCCACCAAAAGCAAGTGGGGTGCATTGTCTTCGGGAGCGGTCGCGTTCATTACCGGTCACGTTTCCTTCCAAACACAGGCATCGGCCGGAGCCGGTCAATCTTACAGGTCATACGAACTGCGTATCAGTCCGATGATGTCATCCCGGGCTTCCGGATCAATCACTTGCAACAAAAAACGCCGGACGACTTTATCGGCCCCATCTGGCAATCCAATTAGGGCACGTTCAAGGCGGTTTTGTTGCAAACGGGCCAGGTCGTCCGCCAGTGCTCGGCCCTGATCAGTCGTATAGAGCAGACGCTGGCGGCGGTCATGCGGTCCTTCACGCTGTTCGATGATCCCGGCATCGACGAGTTGCTTCAAAACCCGACCGAGGCTTTGTTTGGTAATCCGCAAGATTGCAAGCAGATCCGTCACCATGATCCCTGGATTGCGTTCCACGAAATGGAGAACTCTGTGGTGCGCCCGGCCAAAATCATATTCGGCCAGAACATCGTCCGGATCGCCGGTAAAATCCCGGTAAGCAAAGAATAAAAGCTCGATCAAATCATAAGGAACGGCATCTACAGGATCCCCTTCATCTCCTGCCGGTGCCAGCCGACTCATTTTATTGGATTTGGAGGGTAAGGAAGCTTTGAAATTTATGTCAGTCATATTGACTTATTTCGGACCGATTGTTACTTGTTGACGGCGGCGCGCGAAATGATTGGTCGTTTTGTTGCTTTTTTCAGCATTTACTGACAAACGAATCCAATCAGGATCGGCGCGCTTCTCAAGGATACCGATAGTTGACGTGCTGTGCAAAAGATACAGCCATTCGATGGGCCTTCTTTCGCCAGAGCCAATTGAATAGCAACTAGATAATGAAAACATGCTCTATAGAGCGGGCGGGAGTTAAGAAATGGCTGGAAAGCCCTTTGATCAGCTTACGGGTGATATCTGGTATGATGGCACCTTCGTGCCCTGGTCGGATGCCAAACTGCATGTCTTGAGCCATGGACTGCACTACGGCAGCAGCGTGTTCGAAGGCGAGCGCGCCTATGGCGGCCGTATTTTCAAGT
Proteins encoded:
- a CDS encoding response regulator; translation: MNATAPEDNAPHLLLVDDDSRIRDLLGRLLKDNGYRVSAAANAAEARVCLSGLEFDLIILDVMMPGETGTELAASLRQTSQVPILMLTARTDAPDRIAGLEAGVDDYLGKPFEPKELLLRIGAILRRGQYQPPTTVTEIRFGPFCYNTSRGELKNGDKSIRLTDREKQILSIFAEQPGATVPRHKIVGDDSGLGERTVDVQINRLRRKIEEDPGNPIFLQTVRGIGYRLACD
- a CDS encoding MarR family winged helix-turn-helix transcriptional regulator — its product is MSRLAPAGDEGDPVDAVPYDLIELLFFAYRDFTGDPDDVLAEYDFGRAHHRVLHFVERNPGIMVTDLLAILRITKQSLGRVLKQLVDAGIIEQREGPHDRRQRLLYTTDQGRALADDLARLQQNRLERALIGLPDGADKVVRRFLLQVIDPEARDDIIGLIRSSYDL